In Xiphophorus couchianus chromosome 24, X_couchianus-1.0, whole genome shotgun sequence, a single genomic region encodes these proteins:
- the LOC114140525 gene encoding ephrin type-B receptor 4-like isoform X1, with protein sequence MESGQRAEAGRGRASPRGLLVLLGCCWFCWAEEEVLMNTKLETSDLRWTNHPADDQQWEELSGLDEDSNSVRTFQICTPSSPASYWLRTRWIPRRAATTLYVEIRFTMMECAEMNQRHCKETFNLYYYQADADEATPTHPAWMENPYTKAAALAADHLLRRGGAERRSNLKLLRLEGLKGAGLYLAFQSQGACMALLAVRIFFRKCPPLRRAFAAFPETVPHSLVEQARGVCVENAVTPPGELAQPPSMLCGEDGQWVGPPTSSCACRPGYEAGDGDLRCRACPSGNFKMEPGSGGCTSCPDNSNTRIPGSAYCPCLHGYDRADSDPPHAACTRPPSAPRHPVSQLNDSSLILEWMEPLDRGGRGDLSYRLACSSCGDAGNAGNAGSSESPAQRLVGSCSPCDDSILFRPSQTGLTRPRVTIWGLRPQTRYMFTIQSVNGVSAVSQSEPASVSINVTSSRDAPPPVSGLRREAASESSLSLTWTAPVLQNQQPVLEYQLRFRPLADRQAPWEYRSSPSCSLVLSGLRRATRYQVQVRAQTQAGYGSFSGAGSFSTLPDGPTHSQLVLTAVLVTVATLLLVAAATAGFICYRKRRRRRPSRTDKAGQYQMGQAMKVYIDPFTYEDPNEAVREFAKEIDASFVKIEEVIGAGEFGEVCRGRLRLPGRKENFVAIKTLKGGYTEQQRRDFLSEASIMGQFQHPNIIHLEGVITTSCPVMILTEFMENGALDSFLRVNDGQFTPIQLVGMLRGIAAGMKHLADMSFVHRDLAARNILVNANLVCKVSDFGLSRFLTENSSDPTYTSSLGGKIPIRWTAPEAISYRKFTSASDVWSYGIVMWEVMSYGERPYWDMSNQDVINAIEQDYRLPPPPDCPASLHSLMLDCWQTERANRPRFCHIVSGLDRLIRNPASLKATPPEMPSPSQPLLDQRVLPPPSACGSVSEWLRAIKMERYQQNFVQAGLTSLDVVSQLNTDDLLRVGVTLAGHQKKILSSIQTLRIHKATPTLLY encoded by the exons ATGGAGAGCGGCCAGCGGGCGGAGGCAGGCCGGGGCCGCGCCTCCCCCCGCgggctgctggttctgctgggctgctgctggttctgttgggccGAGGAGG AGGTTCTGATGAACACCAAGCTGGAGACGTCGGACCTGCGCTGGACCAATCATCCTGCAGACGACCAGCAG TGGGAGGAGCTGAGCGGATTGGACGAGGACTCCAACAGCGTCCGGACCTTCCAGATCTGCACGCCATCCAGCCCGGCCTCCTATTGGCTGCGGACGCGTTGGATCCCGCGCCGCGCCGCCACCACGCTCTACGTGGAGATCCG GTTCACCATGATGGAGTGCGCGGAGATGAACCAGCGGCACTGCAAGGAGACCTTTAACCTTTACTACTACCAGGCGGACGCCGACGaggccacgcccacacaccccgCCTGGATGGAGAACCCCTACACCAAAGCGGCCGCCTTGGCGGCAGACCACCTGCTGCGGCGCGGCGGCGCCGAGCGGCGCTCCAACCTCAAGCTGCTGCGCCTGGAGGGCCTGAAGGGGGCGGGGCTTTACCTGGCCTTCCAGAGCCAGGGCGCCTGCATGGCGCTGCTCGCCGTCCGCATCTTCTTCAGGAAGTGCCCGCCGCTGCGCCGCGCCTTCGCCGCCTTCCCCGAGACCGTCCCCCACTCGCTGGTGGAGCAG GCACGCGGTGTCTGCGTAGAGAACGCCGTGACGCCGCCCGGCGAGCTGGCCCAGCCTCCCAGCATGCTCTGCGGCGAGGACGGCCAGTGGGTGGGGCCGCCCACCTCCAGCTGCGCCTGCCGCCCTGGGTACGAAGCCGGAGACGGCGACCTGCGCTGCCGAG CCTGTCCTTCAGGAAACTTCAAGATGGAACCAGGAAGTGGAGGCTGCACTTCCTGTCCAGACAACAGCAACACCAGGATCCCAGGCTCCGCCTACTGCCCCTGTCTCCATGGTTACGATCGGGCCGACTCCGACCCGCCGCACGCGGCCTGCACAC GCCCGCCGTCGGCCCCCCGCCACCCGGTCAGTCAGCTGAACGACTCCTCGCTCATCCTGGAGTGGATGGAGCCGCTGGACCGAGGAGGACGGGGAGACCTGAGCTACCGGTTGGCGTGCTCCTCCTGCGGGGACGCTGGGAACGCTGGGAACGCTGGGAGCAGTGA GTCTCCTGCTCAGCGATTGGTCGGCTCCTGCTCGCCCTGTGATGACAGCATCCTGTTCCGCCCCTCCCAGACGGGCCTGACCCGACCCCGGGTCACCATCTGGGGGCTCCGCCCACAGACCAGGTACATGTTCACCATCCAATCGGTGAACGGCGTGTCTGcggtcagccaatcagagccggCCTCCGTCAGCATCAACGTCACCAGCAGCAGAGACG CTCCGCCCCCGGTGTCCGGCCTGAGGAGGGAGGCGGCGTCCGAGTCCAGCTTGTCCCTGACCTGGACCGCTCCGGTTCTGCAGAACCAGCAGCCGGTCCTGGAGTACCAGCTGCGGTTCCGGCCGCTCGCCGACCGCCAAGCCCCCTGGGAGTACCGGTCCAGCCCGTCCTGCTCCCTGGTTCTGTCGGGCCTGCGGCGGGCCACCCGGTACCAGGTCCAGGTCCGGGCCCAGACCCAGGCGGGTTATGGGTCGTTCAGCGGCGCCGGCAGCTTCAGCACTCTGCCCGACG GTCCGACCCACTCCCAGCTGGTGCTTACCGCCGTCCTCGTCACTGTGGCGACGCTGCTGCTGGTCGCCGCGGCGACGGCCGGATTCATCTGCTACAG AAAGCGCCGGCGGCGCCGCCCGTCCCGGACCGATAAGGCGGGTCAGTACCAGATGGGACAGG CGATGAAGGTGTACATCGACCCGTTTACCTACGAGGATCCCAACGAGGCGGTCCGAGAGTTCGCCAAGGAGATCGATGCCTCCTTCGTAAAGATCGAGGAAGTGATCGGCGCTG GTGAGTTCGGTGAGGTGTGCCGCGGCCGGCTGCGTCTCCCCGGCAGGAAGGAGAACTTTGTGGCCATCAAGACGCTGAAGGGCGGCtacacagagcagcagaggcGGGACTTCCTGTCGGAGGCGTCCATCATGGGTCAGTTCCAGCATCCCAACATCATCCACCTGGAGGGCGTCATCACCACTTCCTGTCCCGTCATGATCCTCACCGAGTTCATGGAGAACGGAGCGCTGGACAGCTTTCTGCGG GTGAACGACGGTCAGTTCACCCCCATCCAGCTGGTGGGGATGCTGCGCGGCATCGCTGCAGGGATGAAGCATCTGGCCGACATGAGCTTCGTCCACAGAGACCTGGCGGCTCGAAACATCCTGGTCAACGCCAACCTGGTCTGCAAG GTGTCGGACTTCGGTCTCAGCCGGTTCCTGACGGAGAACTCGTCCGACCCGACCTACACCAGCTCTCTG GGAGGGAAGATCCCCATCAGGTGGACGGCTCCTGAAGCCATTTCCTACAG GAAGTTCACCTCAGCCAGCGACGTCTGGAGCTACGGCATCGTCATGTGGGAAGTGATGTCATACGGAGAGCGGCCATATTGGGACATGAGCAATCAGGAT GTGATCAACGCCATCGAGCAGGACTACCGCCTGCCGCCGCCGCCAGACTGCCCCGCCTCGCTCCACAGCCTGATGCTGGACTGCTGGCAGACGGAGCGCGCCAACCGGCCCAGGTTCTGCCACATCGTGTCCGGGCTGGACCGGCTGATCCGGAACCCCGCCTCCCTGAAGGCCACGCCCCCAGAGATGCCCAG TCCCTCCCAGCCCCTGTTGGACCAGCGCGTCCTGCCGCCGCCATCAGCCTGCGGTTCCGTGTCCGAGTGGCTCCGGGCCATCAAGATGGAGCGGTACCAGCAGAACTTCGTCCAGGCCGGGCTGACCAGCCTGGACGTGGTGTCGCAGCTCAACACAGA CGACCTGCTTAGAGTGGGCGTCACCCTCGCCGGCCACCAGAAGAAGATCCTCTCCTCCATCCAGACGCTCAGGATTCACAAAGCCACGCCCACTCTGCTCTACTGA
- the LOC114140525 gene encoding ephrin type-B receptor 4-like isoform X4, with the protein MESGQRAEAGRGRASPRGLLVLLGCCWFCWAEEEVLMNTKLETSDLRWTNHPADDQQWEELSGLDEDSNSVRTFQICTPSSPASYWLRTRWIPRRAATTLYVEIRFTMMECAEMNQRHCKETFNLYYYQADADEATPTHPAWMENPYTKAAALAADHLLRRGGAERRSNLKLLRLEGLKGAGLYLAFQSQGACMALLAVRIFFRKCPPLRRAFAAFPETVPHSLVEQARGVCVENAVTPPGELAQPPSMLCGEDGQWVGPPTSSCACRPGYEAGDGDLRCRACPSGNFKMEPGSGGCTSCPDNSNTRIPGSAYCPCLHGYDRADSDPPHAACTRPPSAPRHPVSQLNDSSLILEWMEPLDRGGRGDLSYRLACSSCGDAGNAGNAGSSESPAQRLVGSCSPCDDSILFRPSQTGLTRPRVTIWGLRPQTRYMFTIQSVNGVSAVSQSEPASVSINVTSSRDAPPPVSGLRREAASESSLSLTWTAPVLQNQQPVLEYQLRFRPLADRQAPWEYRSSPSCSLVLSGLRRATRYQVQVRAQTQAGYGSFSGAGSFSTLPDGPTHSQLVLTAVLVTVATLLLVAAATAGFICYRKRRRRRPSRTDKAGQYQMGQAMKVYIDPFTYEDPNEAVREFAKEIDASFVKIEEVIGAGEFGEVCRGRLRLPGRKENFVAIKTLKGGYTEQQRRDFLSEASIMGQFQHPNIIHLEGVITTSCPVMILTEFMENGALDSFLRVNDGQFTPIQLVGMLRGIAAGMKHLADMSFVHRDLAARNILVNANLVCKVSDFGLSRFLTENSSDPTYTSSLGGKIPIRWTAPEAISYRKFTSASDVWSYGIVMWEVMSYGERPYWDMSNQDVINAIEQDYRLPPPPDCPASLHSLMLDCWQTERANRPRFCHIVSGLDRLIRNPASLKATPPEMPSPSQPLLDQRVLPPPSACGSVSEWLRAIKMERYQQNFVQAGLTSLDVVSQLNTE; encoded by the exons ATGGAGAGCGGCCAGCGGGCGGAGGCAGGCCGGGGCCGCGCCTCCCCCCGCgggctgctggttctgctgggctgctgctggttctgttgggccGAGGAGG AGGTTCTGATGAACACCAAGCTGGAGACGTCGGACCTGCGCTGGACCAATCATCCTGCAGACGACCAGCAG TGGGAGGAGCTGAGCGGATTGGACGAGGACTCCAACAGCGTCCGGACCTTCCAGATCTGCACGCCATCCAGCCCGGCCTCCTATTGGCTGCGGACGCGTTGGATCCCGCGCCGCGCCGCCACCACGCTCTACGTGGAGATCCG GTTCACCATGATGGAGTGCGCGGAGATGAACCAGCGGCACTGCAAGGAGACCTTTAACCTTTACTACTACCAGGCGGACGCCGACGaggccacgcccacacaccccgCCTGGATGGAGAACCCCTACACCAAAGCGGCCGCCTTGGCGGCAGACCACCTGCTGCGGCGCGGCGGCGCCGAGCGGCGCTCCAACCTCAAGCTGCTGCGCCTGGAGGGCCTGAAGGGGGCGGGGCTTTACCTGGCCTTCCAGAGCCAGGGCGCCTGCATGGCGCTGCTCGCCGTCCGCATCTTCTTCAGGAAGTGCCCGCCGCTGCGCCGCGCCTTCGCCGCCTTCCCCGAGACCGTCCCCCACTCGCTGGTGGAGCAG GCACGCGGTGTCTGCGTAGAGAACGCCGTGACGCCGCCCGGCGAGCTGGCCCAGCCTCCCAGCATGCTCTGCGGCGAGGACGGCCAGTGGGTGGGGCCGCCCACCTCCAGCTGCGCCTGCCGCCCTGGGTACGAAGCCGGAGACGGCGACCTGCGCTGCCGAG CCTGTCCTTCAGGAAACTTCAAGATGGAACCAGGAAGTGGAGGCTGCACTTCCTGTCCAGACAACAGCAACACCAGGATCCCAGGCTCCGCCTACTGCCCCTGTCTCCATGGTTACGATCGGGCCGACTCCGACCCGCCGCACGCGGCCTGCACAC GCCCGCCGTCGGCCCCCCGCCACCCGGTCAGTCAGCTGAACGACTCCTCGCTCATCCTGGAGTGGATGGAGCCGCTGGACCGAGGAGGACGGGGAGACCTGAGCTACCGGTTGGCGTGCTCCTCCTGCGGGGACGCTGGGAACGCTGGGAACGCTGGGAGCAGTGA GTCTCCTGCTCAGCGATTGGTCGGCTCCTGCTCGCCCTGTGATGACAGCATCCTGTTCCGCCCCTCCCAGACGGGCCTGACCCGACCCCGGGTCACCATCTGGGGGCTCCGCCCACAGACCAGGTACATGTTCACCATCCAATCGGTGAACGGCGTGTCTGcggtcagccaatcagagccggCCTCCGTCAGCATCAACGTCACCAGCAGCAGAGACG CTCCGCCCCCGGTGTCCGGCCTGAGGAGGGAGGCGGCGTCCGAGTCCAGCTTGTCCCTGACCTGGACCGCTCCGGTTCTGCAGAACCAGCAGCCGGTCCTGGAGTACCAGCTGCGGTTCCGGCCGCTCGCCGACCGCCAAGCCCCCTGGGAGTACCGGTCCAGCCCGTCCTGCTCCCTGGTTCTGTCGGGCCTGCGGCGGGCCACCCGGTACCAGGTCCAGGTCCGGGCCCAGACCCAGGCGGGTTATGGGTCGTTCAGCGGCGCCGGCAGCTTCAGCACTCTGCCCGACG GTCCGACCCACTCCCAGCTGGTGCTTACCGCCGTCCTCGTCACTGTGGCGACGCTGCTGCTGGTCGCCGCGGCGACGGCCGGATTCATCTGCTACAG AAAGCGCCGGCGGCGCCGCCCGTCCCGGACCGATAAGGCGGGTCAGTACCAGATGGGACAGG CGATGAAGGTGTACATCGACCCGTTTACCTACGAGGATCCCAACGAGGCGGTCCGAGAGTTCGCCAAGGAGATCGATGCCTCCTTCGTAAAGATCGAGGAAGTGATCGGCGCTG GTGAGTTCGGTGAGGTGTGCCGCGGCCGGCTGCGTCTCCCCGGCAGGAAGGAGAACTTTGTGGCCATCAAGACGCTGAAGGGCGGCtacacagagcagcagaggcGGGACTTCCTGTCGGAGGCGTCCATCATGGGTCAGTTCCAGCATCCCAACATCATCCACCTGGAGGGCGTCATCACCACTTCCTGTCCCGTCATGATCCTCACCGAGTTCATGGAGAACGGAGCGCTGGACAGCTTTCTGCGG GTGAACGACGGTCAGTTCACCCCCATCCAGCTGGTGGGGATGCTGCGCGGCATCGCTGCAGGGATGAAGCATCTGGCCGACATGAGCTTCGTCCACAGAGACCTGGCGGCTCGAAACATCCTGGTCAACGCCAACCTGGTCTGCAAG GTGTCGGACTTCGGTCTCAGCCGGTTCCTGACGGAGAACTCGTCCGACCCGACCTACACCAGCTCTCTG GGAGGGAAGATCCCCATCAGGTGGACGGCTCCTGAAGCCATTTCCTACAG GAAGTTCACCTCAGCCAGCGACGTCTGGAGCTACGGCATCGTCATGTGGGAAGTGATGTCATACGGAGAGCGGCCATATTGGGACATGAGCAATCAGGAT GTGATCAACGCCATCGAGCAGGACTACCGCCTGCCGCCGCCGCCAGACTGCCCCGCCTCGCTCCACAGCCTGATGCTGGACTGCTGGCAGACGGAGCGCGCCAACCGGCCCAGGTTCTGCCACATCGTGTCCGGGCTGGACCGGCTGATCCGGAACCCCGCCTCCCTGAAGGCCACGCCCCCAGAGATGCCCAG TCCCTCCCAGCCCCTGTTGGACCAGCGCGTCCTGCCGCCGCCATCAGCCTGCGGTTCCGTGTCCGAGTGGCTCCGGGCCATCAAGATGGAGCGGTACCAGCAGAACTTCGTCCAGGCCGGGCTGACCAGCCTGGACGTGGTGTCGCAGCTCAACACAGAGTAA